CAAAAAATTGGATAATTTCATTTTGGCTTTCTTTTTTTCAGACGGCCTTTTGTGCCAATACACGCATCACGGTATCGACAACGGCTTGGGTTTGCGGATCGATTTCAATATTGATGAGGTCGCCTTCTTTGCGGCTGCCAAACAGGGTACGATCCAAAGTCTCCGGAATCAGGTGTACGCAAAATTCGCTGTCGCTGACTTCGCCTATGGTCAGGCTGCAACCGTCCAAACCGACAAAGCCTTTGGTCAGGATGTAGGGTTTGAGGTTTTCCGGCAGCTCAAACCAGACTGTGCGGTTGAACTCGCTGGATTCGATACGGGAAATTCGGGTAACCGCCATCACATGGCCGCTCATCACATGACCGCCGATTTCATCGCCAAACCGCGCCGCGCGTTCCAAATTGACACTGTCACCAACTTTCAAGCTGCCGAGATTGGTTTTGCGTAAGGTTTCGTCCATCAAATCAAAGCTGACTTTGTTGCCGTCGATTCGGGTAATGGTCAGGCAGCAGCCATTGTTGGCAACAGAGGCGCCGGTTTGCAGATTGTCGGCGATTTCGGGGGGCAGCTCGACAGTGTGGGTACGAAAGTCGGGCGAAGGTTGGGCGATGTCTGTAATTTTGCCCATGCCTTGTACGATGCCTGTAAACATGATGTCTTCTTTCCGATGGTACGATAAGGCGGATATTGTAGCATTTTCCAGGCACAAAGGCCGTCTGAAAGCGGTGATGGCGATGGTTTGGGGTATAATCGGTTTTTTATTTCCGCAGCCCGATCATGCTCAGCTACCGCCACGCCTTCCATGCCGGCAACCATGCCGATATGCTCAAGCACTTTACCCTCTTCCTTGTCCTCGAATATTTCAACCGCAAAGACAAGCCTTATTGGTATATCGATACGCACAGCGGTGCCGGTTTGTATGATTTGAGCGGCGATGAAGCGCAAAAAGTCGGCGAATACAAACAAGGCATTGTGCTCTTGGAACAAGCTGACAAGCTGCCTGCCGAATTGGCCGAATTTGTAGGCCGTCTGAAACAAATACTGCCGCAAGACAACCTTTACTGCGGCTCGCCTTGGCTGGCACAGGCGATCACGCGCGACAGCGACAAAATGCGCCTCTTTGAGCTGCACCCTGCCGATTTTGTCCACTTGCAAAATAATATGCGCGAAGTCCGTCCTGCGCGTAAAGTACAGGTCAGCCAAGCGGACGGTTACCAAGGCCTGATTTCACTTCTGCCTCCTCCGCCGCGCCGCGCCGCCGTCTTGATTGATCCGCCCTACGAAGAAAAACAAGACTACCGCCGTGTCGTCCAAGTTTTGAAAGATGCTTTGAAACGCTTTGAAACCGGCTGCTACATGGTTTGGTATCCCTGCCTGAGCCGCGAAGAAAGCCGCAAACTGCCGGACGAACTCAAAAAAATCGCTCCCGACAATTATCTGCACGCCGAGCTTCATGTCCATACGCCGCGCAGCGACGGTTTCGGTATGCACGGCAGCGGTATGTTCGTCATCAACCCGCCCTATATGCTTGCCGAACAGTTGCAAAACAATCTGCCCGAACTTTCCAAAATTTTGGCGCAAGATGCAGGTGCGCATTATGTATTGGAAAGCAAAACGAAATAAACGCCGCTGTCTGAACGCATACCCAAGCGCTTCGATTTTGCCGCCATACCCGTTCAGACGGCCTTAACCCTTTATACTTAAGCCTTTTTCCACTACAATTCACAACATAACAATTAACGGCCGTCCACTCATGAATATACGCACACCCCTAGCCTGCACGCTCCTGCTTTGCGCGTGCAGCGAATCAGTAAAAAACGAATTTAAAGAAGAATTTACCCAAAGTTTCCGCACCGAATTTGTCCGCTCGGCAACCGAAGCCTGCGTAGAAAAAGCCGCAGGAAAAAGCCCGTTTGATTCCGCGACCACTGAAAAAATCTGCCGCTGTATCGGCGAAAAAACAGTCGACCAAATCAATCCTGAAGAAGCGACCTCGCTTTTGGGCGGCAGCGACTCCATGAGCGACGAGCTGAAAAAACGCATCAAAGACACCAGCATCGCCTGCACTAAAGAAGTTTTAGGCATGGCCGACAGCAAAACCAAATGAACACGCCGTTTTCAGACGGCCTGAAATTGAAAAATATTCGATTCAAACTTAGGAAAAGAGTGAAACCATGAATACATTGAACCAATTCTTAGCCCAACACCTGCCCGAACACAAACTGCCGCAAGAGCTGGCCAGCGTATTGGAATCCGTAGCCGCCGCCTGTTTGGATATCAACGCCAAAGTCCGCCTCGGCGCACTTTCCGGCGTTTTGGGTATGGCAGGTACCGGCAACATCCAAGGCGAAGACCAAAAGAAACTCGATGTCATCGCCAACAACATCATGATTGATGTTTTAAAAGCCAATGCCAACATCGCAGGCCTTGCCAGCGAAGAAGAAGACACCTATGTCGCCACGCACGAAAACGGCGGCTATTTGGTATTGTTTGACCCGTTGGACGGCTCTTCCAATATCGACGTCAACATCTCCGTCGGCACCATTTTCTCCATTTTGGCGAAACCAGAAGGCGCATTGACTACCGAATCCTTCCTGCAAAAAGGCCGCGACCAAGTGGCTGCAGGCTATGTTTTATACGGTCCGCAAACACAACTGGTACTGACTGTCGGTCATGGCGTGTTCGTCTTCACTCTGGACGATGCCAACCAATTCCTGCTGACCAAAGAAAATCCGCGCGTTCCAGAATCTACTAAAGAATTCGCCATCAATATGTCCAACCAAAGACATTGGTTCGCCCCTGTTCAACAATACATTGACGAATTGCTGGCAGGCGAAACCGGCGTACGCGGCAAAAACTACAATATGCGCTGGGTAGCCAGCATGGTTGCCGAAATCCACCGCATCCTGATGCGCGGCGGCGTATTCATGTATCCGCAAGACAAACGCGACCCATCCAAACCGGGCAAACTGCGCCTGATGTACGAAGCCAACCCGATGAGCCTGCTTATGGAACAAGCCGACGGCGCATCAAACAACGCCATCGAAGCCATGCTCGACATCCAACCTACCGGCCTGCACCAACGTGTTGCCGTATTCATGGGCAGCCGCGAAGAAGTAGAATACGTTTACAATCTGCATCAAAAATAATCGGATATATTGAAACCAAAAAAGGCCGTCTGAAATATGATTTTCAGACGGCCTTTTGTTAAAAAATAAAAAAACAAAAATCAAAAGGGCAGATTCAAATCCACCCTTTGCTGTTTTCCATCTAGTCTTTATTGGATTACGCCGAACGAGCCAGCTCTTCCGCCGCTTTTTGTACCCTATCCGGCGTCAGCTTGTTCAAACAATCCGTATGCCCCAACGGACATTCTCGCTTGAAACAAGGCGAGCAATCCAAATTCAAACTGACGATTTTTGCCTTTTGGCTTAGAGGCGGCGTATGGTCAGGGCTGGATGAGCCGTAAACCGCAACCAATTTCCGATCAAGCGCGGCCGCAAGGTGCATCAGACCGCTGTCGTTGCACACGACCGTATCGGCGCAAGACAACAGATCAATCGCCTCCGGAAGATTGGTTTTGCCGCAAAGATTGGTACACAGGCCGTCTGAAAGTCGGTTGATTTCATCTGCAATATCGAAATCTTTTTGCGAACCAAACAGCCAAACCTGCCAACCTTCAGCCAAATAGCGGCGGCCAAGTTCGGCAAAATGACGCGCAGGCCAACGCTTGGCCGGGCCATATTCCGCACCGGGACAAAATGCCAAAATCGGTTTATCCGTCGTCAAACCATGTTTTGCCAAAGCGGCTTGACGGCTTTCGGGATCAATCGTGAAACAGGGATTATCTGAATGCCCGTTAAAATCCGCTTGGGTCGGATGCGCCAGCGCAGTATAGCGGTCAACCATCAGAGGCAATGCTGCCTTATCCAACTTACGGATATCGTTCAGCAAAAAATAGCGCGACTCGCCGACGTAGCCCGTACGCTGCTTGATGCCCGTAGCCAAGGCAATGATGGCGGATTTGAGCGAACCGGGCAAAACAATCACTTGATCATAGCCTTCTTTTCCCAATTCACGCCCGATACGCCAACGTTTTTTCAATTCCAACGCACCATGTCCAAACGGATTTTCCATCACACGGTTGATTTCAGGCATACGCTCAAATACAGCCATCGACCATTTGGGGGCAAAAGCATGAATAGTGCTGCCGGGATGCAGTTCATGCAAACGGCGATAAAGCGGTTGGGTCATGACGCAGTCACCAATCCAGCTTGGGGTAATAATCAGGATTTTTTTGGACATAATGGAATGTGTTTTCAATTTTGGCTTATTGTAATACGATTTTTAAAAGACCGTCTGAAACTTGGTTTAATCGCCTAGATCAGAACGTACTAGTTGATACATATTATTTCAACAGATGCACTCTGGCTTGAGCGCGTGAAGCGTTTGTCTTCCCAATTTATCCGGCAAGTTCTGCAAATACCCAACCTGAACACCAGACCAAACAGCGGCAAGCAATATTTGCTTCATTTTTAAAACCTTATAAAAACAGAAAGGTCGTCTGAAATATTTTCAGACGACCTTTTTATACTGGTTTAACGATGGTAGTTAGGCGCTTCTTTAGTGATTTGTACGTCGTGAACGTGGGATTCGCTCATACCGGCAGAAGTGATTTCCACAAATTCTGCTTTTTCATGCATTTCAGCAATATTGGCGCAACCCAAGTAACCCATGCTGGAGCGCAGACCGCCGGTCAGCTGGTGGATGATGTTCACAATCGGACCTTTGTAAGGAACGCGGCCTTCGATGCCTTCAGGAACATATTTGTCTGTGCTGTCGGTTTTGTCCTGGAAGTAGCGGTCGGCTGAACCTTGGCTCATCGCACCCAACGAACCCATGCCGCGGTAAGACTTGTAAGAGCGGCCTTGGTAAAGTTCGATTTCGCCCGGTGCTTCTTCCGTACCGGCAAACATACCGCCCAGCATGACGCTGTATGCACCTGCTGCCAGAGCTTTGGCAATATCGCCGGAGAAGCGGATACCGCCGTCGGCAATCAGGGGAACGCCTGTACCTTTCAGGGCTTCGGAAACATTGTGAATCGCAGTCAGTTGAGGCACGCCCACGCCTGCCACGATACGGGTCGTACAAATCGAGCCCGGACCGATACCGACTTTAACGGCATCCGCACCGGCAGCGACTAAATCCAAAGCAGCTTTAGCAGTCGCGATGTTGCCGCCGATGACTTGGATGTGCGGATAGGTTTCTTTGACCCAGCGCACGCGATCGATAACGCCTTGGCTATGACCGTGGGCAGTATCGACCACAATTACGTCCACGCCTGCTTCTACCAATGCTTTGACGCGCTCTTCGGTATCGCCGCCGGTACCCACCGCGGCACCGACGCGCAGACGGCCTTCGGCATCTTTGTTGGCATTAGGGAACTCAGTTGTTTTCAGAATATCTTTAACTGTAATCAGACCTTTGAGTTCGTCTTGGTCGTTCAACACCAAAACGCGCTCAACTTTGTGCGCATGCATGATTTCGCGGGCTTCATCGATACTGGTACCTTCAGAAACGGTAACCAAACGGTCGCGGGGGGTCATGATGGCAGAAACCGGCAGATCGACACGGTTTTCAAAACGTAGGTCGCGGTTGGTCACGATACCGACCACTTTGCCGTTTTCTACAACAGGCAGACCGGACATTTTGCGTTTGCGTTGTGCGCGCATTTCCAAGACTTCGCGGATCAATGCGGTCGGCGCAACGGTAACGGGATCTTTCACCACGCCGCTCTCATGGCGCTTCACTTTGGAAACGGCACGCGCTTGCAACTCCGGCGTCATGTTTTTATGGATAATGCCGATGCCGCCTTCTTGAGCCATAGAGATGGCCAGACGCGCTTCGGTAACGGTATCCATTGCAGCAGAAAGTAGAGGGAGGTTGAGCGTGATATCGCGGGTGAGTTTGGTTTGAAGTTTGACATCTCGAGGCAGCACGTTTGAGTGCGCTGGAACCAACAAAACGTCGTCGAAAGTATAGGCTTTTTCTACAATACGCATGATGCTCGGTCTTTCAGTTTGTGCAAGATGCACGGCATTATATCACACCGGCTTGATGCTAACATTGGCAATACACGTTTTAACGTTATTTTTTTACATGATTTGATTTGGCGTACAAAAATATGCCAACGCATTGCAGTTTCAAGTAAAATAAGCCGCATGAGAACATCATTTACATAAGGGAAACCCATGAAATCTTCCGTACTCAAAACCTGTCTGACAGCAGCCCTTCTCTCTTCCGCCGCCCTGACCGGCGCGGCCGAGGTTTACACTTGGAAAGGCGCGTCGGGCAACAGCTATTCCGATACGCCAAACCGTCTGCAACCGAAGCGTTCCGGCGTGGTCAACATCCGCACGCACAACGTCAAACCTGCTGTTGCGCCTGCCGTAGCGGCATCTGAGCCGGTTGCCGAGCAGCCCAACGAACAGGTTGCGGAACAAAACAAACAAATCGAAGAGCGCAATAAAAAAATCGAAGAGCAAAACCGACAAAACAAGCTGGAAAACTGCAAAATCGCCAAAATCAACCGCCAAGTCGCCGAAAGCGCACGCTTGGCCAATCGCGACAGCCTGATTAAGCAATACCAAAACGACGTCAATAAATACTGCAATTAAGCTCTCAAATAACAATATCAAAAAGGCCGTCTGAAATTTAATTTCAGACGGCCTTCATTTTTCAGCCTATCAATAATACAGTTGAACCAACAACAAACCGAACGCCAAACTAAATGCCATGCTCAATAAGCCCGGAATCATGAAGCTGTGGTTGAAGATGAATTTGCCGATTTTGGTCGAGCCGGTTGTATCGAAGTCGATAGCGGCAATAATCGGACCGTAGTTTGGTATAAAGAAATAGCCGTTTACCGCAACAAATGTGCCGATAATGATGGGCGCAGGAATACCCAGTTTGATGGCGATTGGAAATAGCGTTGCCACTGTCGCGCCTTGACTATTGACCAATACCGACAAGACAAACAGGGCAAAGGCAAAGGTCCATGGTGCAGATTCAACCAAATGGCTGACGGTCGATTCCACTTCTGTTAAGTGGCCGTTCATCAAGGTATCGCCCAACCAAGCCACGCCAAACACCGCAATCACGGCTCGCATACCGGCATGGAATACCGAACCTCGGGTAATCGCATCGCCATTGGGTTTACACGCCAAAATAATCAGCGCAGAAGCAGACAACATCACAATTTCAATCGTATGCGCCATGCCCATAGGCTTGATCGCGCCATCGTGTTCAAAAGCCGGACGCAGCTCAGGCAGCGCACCCATTACTACCACCAGCAATGCCGCAGTCAAGAAAATACCGACCGACAATTTGGCTTTCGGCGAAATAGTGACATCGGTTTTTTGCTCCTCCACATCAATGTATTCTTTCACATAGTTCGGGTCTTTCAGCAAAGCCTGATAATGCGGATCGTCTTTCAATTCTTTGCCCAGTTTGTTTACAAACACGCAAGCCAAACCGATACCCAAAATCGTGGACGGAACGGTAACTTTCAACACGTCCGCCATCGTGATGTGTTGCGGCTCAAGCATGGTAACGCAGGCAACAACGGCGGCGGCAATCGGGCTGGCGACAATCGCAAATTGGGAAGCGATAACCGCCATCGTCAGCGGACGGGAAGGACGGATGCCATTGCGACGACTGACTTCGGCAATCACAGGCAAGACCGAGTAAGCCACATGGCCTGTACCTGCCAAGACGGTAAAGGTGTAAGTTACCGCCGGCGCGATAAAGGTGATGTATTTCGGATTGCGGTGCAACACGCGCGTGGCAATCTTAATCATATAGTCCAAACCGCCGCTGGCCTGCATGGCCGCCGCGGCAGACACTACCGCCATAATCATCAGCATCACATCAATCGGCGGGCTGGTCGGTTGAAGATGGAAACCAAAAGACAATACAGCCAAGCCGATACCGCCGAGCACGCCCAAACCAATACCGCCAACCTGCGCACCAATCAGGATACACAGCAGCACAATAGCAAACTGGATAAAAAACATAGTTGACATCACAACTCCCAAAATCCGGCCTTCGCCGAAATAAAATTACAAACGGTTGGATTATAGAGTAAACCCTCTTCCCTAACCATACTTTACCTAATTATACATACTGATCTACATCAAATAAATAATATTCTCATTTAAGCGCTAGGTTTTTAAAAATACAAAAGAGGCCGTCTGAAAATTTTCAGACGGCCTCTATGATTTAAAAAGATGATAAGGCTATTTCCCGGTTACTTCTTCATCTTTTATAAAATCCGATACGCCATGAACACAGCGGATTTTGCGTTCCGACAACGTTGCCTCCAACAAAGCATCGTTTTGCGGCAAGGAATCACGT
The sequence above is a segment of the Neisseria perflava genome. Coding sequences within it:
- a CDS encoding anaerobic C4-dicarboxylate transporter family protein, whose protein sequence is MFFIQFAIVLLCILIGAQVGGIGLGVLGGIGLAVLSFGFHLQPTSPPIDVMLMIMAVVSAAAAMQASGGLDYMIKIATRVLHRNPKYITFIAPAVTYTFTVLAGTGHVAYSVLPVIAEVSRRNGIRPSRPLTMAVIASQFAIVASPIAAAVVACVTMLEPQHITMADVLKVTVPSTILGIGLACVFVNKLGKELKDDPHYQALLKDPNYVKEYIDVEEQKTDVTISPKAKLSVGIFLTAALLVVVMGALPELRPAFEHDGAIKPMGMAHTIEIVMLSASALIILACKPNGDAITRGSVFHAGMRAVIAVFGVAWLGDTLMNGHLTEVESTVSHLVESAPWTFAFALFVLSVLVNSQGATVATLFPIAIKLGIPAPIIIGTFVAVNGYFFIPNYGPIIAAIDFDTTGSTKIGKFIFNHSFMIPGLLSMAFSLAFGLLLVQLYY
- the guaB gene encoding IMP dehydrogenase, which produces MRIVEKAYTFDDVLLVPAHSNVLPRDVKLQTKLTRDITLNLPLLSAAMDTVTEARLAISMAQEGGIGIIHKNMTPELQARAVSKVKRHESGVVKDPVTVAPTALIREVLEMRAQRKRKMSGLPVVENGKVVGIVTNRDLRFENRVDLPVSAIMTPRDRLVTVSEGTSIDEAREIMHAHKVERVLVLNDQDELKGLITVKDILKTTEFPNANKDAEGRLRVGAAVGTGGDTEERVKALVEAGVDVIVVDTAHGHSQGVIDRVRWVKETYPHIQVIGGNIATAKAALDLVAAGADAVKVGIGPGSICTTRIVAGVGVPQLTAIHNVSEALKGTGVPLIADGGIRFSGDIAKALAAGAYSVMLGGMFAGTEEAPGEIELYQGRSYKSYRGMGSLGAMSQGSADRYFQDKTDSTDKYVPEGIEGRVPYKGPIVNIIHQLTGGLRSSMGYLGCANIAEMHEKAEFVEITSAGMSESHVHDVQITKEAPNYHR
- a CDS encoding DUF4124 domain-containing protein, giving the protein MKSSVLKTCLTAALLSSAALTGAAEVYTWKGASGNSYSDTPNRLQPKRSGVVNIRTHNVKPAVAPAVAASEPVAEQPNEQVAEQNKQIEERNKKIEEQNRQNKLENCKIAKINRQVAESARLANRDSLIKQYQNDVNKYCN
- a CDS encoding 23S rRNA (adenine(2030)-N(6))-methyltransferase RlmJ; the encoded protein is MLSYRHAFHAGNHADMLKHFTLFLVLEYFNRKDKPYWYIDTHSGAGLYDLSGDEAQKVGEYKQGIVLLEQADKLPAELAEFVGRLKQILPQDNLYCGSPWLAQAITRDSDKMRLFELHPADFVHLQNNMREVRPARKVQVSQADGYQGLISLLPPPPRRAAVLIDPPYEEKQDYRRVVQVLKDALKRFETGCYMVWYPCLSREESRKLPDELKKIAPDNYLHAELHVHTPRSDGFGMHGSGMFVINPPYMLAEQLQNNLPELSKILAQDAGAHYVLESKTK
- the waaF gene encoding lipopolysaccharide heptosyltransferase II, yielding MSKKILIITPSWIGDCVMTQPLYRRLHELHPGSTIHAFAPKWSMAVFERMPEINRVMENPFGHGALELKKRWRIGRELGKEGYDQVIVLPGSLKSAIIALATGIKQRTGYVGESRYFLLNDIRKLDKAALPLMVDRYTALAHPTQADFNGHSDNPCFTIDPESRQAALAKHGLTTDKPILAFCPGAEYGPAKRWPARHFAELGRRYLAEGWQVWLFGSQKDFDIADEINRLSDGLCTNLCGKTNLPEAIDLLSCADTVVCNDSGLMHLAAALDRKLVAVYGSSSPDHTPPLSQKAKIVSLNLDCSPCFKRECPLGHTDCLNKLTPDRVQKAAEELARSA
- a CDS encoding class 1 fructose-bisphosphatase, with the translated sequence MNTLNQFLAQHLPEHKLPQELASVLESVAAACLDINAKVRLGALSGVLGMAGTGNIQGEDQKKLDVIANNIMIDVLKANANIAGLASEEEDTYVATHENGGYLVLFDPLDGSSNIDVNISVGTIFSILAKPEGALTTESFLQKGRDQVAAGYVLYGPQTQLVLTVGHGVFVFTLDDANQFLLTKENPRVPESTKEFAINMSNQRHWFAPVQQYIDELLAGETGVRGKNYNMRWVASMVAEIHRILMRGGVFMYPQDKRDPSKPGKLRLMYEANPMSLLMEQADGASNNAIEAMLDIQPTGLHQRVAVFMGSREEVEYVYNLHQK
- a CDS encoding riboflavin synthase subunit alpha; translation: MFTGIVQGMGKITDIAQPSPDFRTHTVELPPEIADNLQTGASVANNGCCLTITRIDGNKVSFDLMDETLRKTNLGSLKVGDSVNLERAARFGDEIGGHVMSGHVMAVTRISRIESSEFNRTVWFELPENLKPYILTKGFVGLDGCSLTIGEVSDSEFCVHLIPETLDRTLFGSRKEGDLINIEIDPQTQAVVDTVMRVLAQKAV